AATAATAGGCTTGTTTATAATCTTTAATTATTTTGTCAGCATAGATAAAATTATCCGGATCTTCAAATTTTGGGTTTCCTTTATTAACATCTACATTAATATAATATGAATAATCATAAACAGCAATCTTTACTTCTGTCGGACTGTTTCCAATATCAACATTTGTATTTATATTAAAATAATAAGTTACAACACCATTATTTATTGTTGCCCTGAATCCGGAAACACTTTTATGTTTAATTTTTCTGCCGTCTTGTATTACATAAACAAAGTATTCGAAATTAACAAGATTTGAGAATGCTTTTGCCTTTACTTGCACAATTTCAGATGCTTCAAATTTTTTATTTTTATTTTTATCAAACATC
The DNA window shown above is from Bacteroidales bacterium and carries:
- a CDS encoding DUF1007 family protein gives rise to the protein MSKILFIIFIFISTLSYSHPHVFIKADVTVCYDETGINKLRMKYTFDKIFSNDLMQMFDKNKNKKFEASEIVQVKAKAFSNLVNFEYFVYVIQDGRKIKHKSVSGFRATINNGVVTYYFNINTNVDIGNSPTEVKIAVYDYSYYINVDVNKGNPKFEDPDNFIYADKIIKDYKQAYYLKQIYPDCIVLDVYKL